The DNA sequence TGATATCATTTTTCATAACCGTTTTGTTTTAAGTTTAATACCGTAAATGTATGTATTTATTATTGATATAAAAAGTTAATTAACATTGTAAGATTTCTTTGAAGTTTCCTTCTTTAAATTTTCCTTCACGGATCGCGGCTTTATTGACAAATTCATGTGTAAATATGTTGTTTAACCCCGTTAAACTATGACGGGCAGTAATTTGAAATTGTATGTGTGTAGGGGAATATTTCATTTTTTCAGGTAAATCTTCATAAGTAAAAAACTGAATGCAGTTATGACCGTAATTCTTTTTGAAAGGAATATAACCGGGTATGTAATTGATTGTATCTGTTTTAAGTTCAATTCTGGAAAAGATCTTATTAATAATACCATTTTCGCCTTGTATGATGTAATAATAATTGGTTCTGGCTTCAATGTTATAAGCACCAAAGAGTGATTTGTTTATAATTTTGAACGAATAACAAATTTGGTCAATATTATCAAAAGGACTATTGTTTTTTGCTATTAAGGGTACTATTTCAAATTTGGGTTTGAAAAAAATTAAAAGCGTAAAGATAAAAAAGAACGAAGCAAAGAAGCTGCAAATAATATTGAATAATAGAGTGGAAACTGTAAATTCTGAAAGGAGAGATTCCATAAAATGATTTTTAGTTTAAAAATTAAAACAATAACTAAAAGTAAGAAAAATTTTATAATTTTAAATAGATTTTTACTTTTTATAACCTTCCTTATTTGTTAATTGGAAGTAATATCCAACGATTCATTTTATTTGTTGATTGAATGGTAGATACTTTTTTTTAAGAGGTAATACTTTCTTAACTTTGATGCTCTTAATTGTTAAACTTCAAACACAAAATAATGAGTCAGGAAATAAGAAATCTGGAACCTAAAGCGCTATGGAATAAATTCGCTGATTTGAATGCCGTTCCACGTCCGTCAAAGAAAGAAGAACGAGTGATAGAGTTCATGAAGAACTTTGGAAATAGCTTAGGTTTAGAAACTTTTGAAGACGATATCCGCAACGTTATAATTAGAAAACCGGCAACACTGGGAATGGAAAATCGTAAGGCGATTGTAATGCAAGGGCATCTTGATATGGTGCACCAAAAAAATGCAGACACTGTTTTTGATTTCGATACGCAAGGAATTGATATGTATGTTGATGGTGACTGGGTTCGTGCGCGTGGTACTACACTTGGTGCAGATAACGGGTTAGGGGTAGCTACTATTATGGCTATTTTAGAAAGTAAAGATATTCCGCATCCTGCGATTGAAGCTTTGTTTACAATTGATGAGGAAACCGGAATGACAGGAGCTTTAAACCTAAAAGGAGGAATTCTTCAAGGACAGATTTTATTGAATTTAGATACTGAAGAGGATGATGAAATTGATATTGGTTGCGCCGGAGGAATTGATGTAACGGCTACAAGAAGCTATCATGAAGAAGAAGTTCCGGAAGGTTCTGTTGGACATATTATTACCGTAAAAGGGCTTAAAGGAGGTCATTCAGGAATGGATATTCATAAAGGTTTAGGGAATGCTAATAAAATCATGAACCGTTTGTTATTTGATGCCTTTGAAAACTTTGGTTTACAAGTGGTTGAAATAAACGGAGGAAGTTTACGAAATGCAATTCCAAGAGAAAGTGTTGCTAAAGTAATCATTTCTGAAATGTTTGATGAAGCTTACATTTTTGATATGCAGGAAATCATCAACGATATTAAAGCGGAGTATAAAACGACTGAACCTAATCTTTCTATTGAAATCGTGAAATGCGATTTACCGGAAAAAGTAATGGATTTAGGGGTTCAGGAAGGTATTATTCGTGCTATTTATGCAGCTCATAATGGTGTTTACAGAATGAGTGCTGATATGGAGGACTTAGTTGAAACCTCCAATAATATTGCCAGAGTAATAATAAAAGACGGTGAAATCACAATTGGATGTTTGACACGTTCTTCTGTAGAGACTTCAAAATTTGATTTGGCAAATGCATTGCGTTCTGCTTTTGAATTAGTAGGTTGCGAAGTAGAACTTTCAGGTTCTTACCCGGGTTGGACACCAAATGTAAACTCAGAAATATTAGAAGTATTAAAAGAGATTTACGAAAAACAAAATAACGAGAAACCAAAAGTAGTGGCTTGTCATGCTGGTTTGGAATGTGGAATTTTAGGAACAAATTATCCGGATATGGATATGATTTCTTTTGGGCCAACCATTCACGGAGCACACTCTCCGGACGAAAGAGCAAGTATCTCTTCTGCTAAGAAATATTGGAAATTTGTATTAGAAATTCTATCAAATATTCCGGTTAAATAAGTAATTAGTCTCAGTTTGCAGTCACAGTTTTCGGTAATAACTGAAAACTGCGACTGCGACTGAATACTACTATCAATCTCGTTTAGGATTATTTTTCTTCTCTCTCTTTTCTTCTTTCTTTTCTTTAGCCGTTTTTAACGGTTCTTTTTTTACCGTTTTTTTTGCATCTTGACTTTTTGACATAATATTTATTTTTTTAGGGTTTTTATTTCGGGTACACTTTGTCTATATACTTCTATAGAATCTTTCTGAAGTCTCACTTTTAGCCAGGACTTTAGTTTTTCTTTGGTTTCTGAAGTGATGTCTTTTTTGCTTTGAAAAAGGATTATCGGGATAATTTTGGTTTTACTGTCTTTGTGTTCAGACGAATAATTTCCAATAGACAGTGAGGTTACAAATGGAAACAGAATTTTGGCTTCGCTTCCTATCTGAAGGTTTTTGAATTGATATTGTGACAATTGATTTCTTAAATCGTTAATCAGAACATCTTTTTGATCGACTAAGTTTTTGCTGCTGTTGATTTTATTCATGATGTCTTTTGACAGATTAAAAGTATCTTGTTTAATAATCAATCGGGTATTTTTCAGATCGTATTCCGTTAATTTTTTATTTAAGTTGATAATCTCGGCATCGTTAAATTTCTTTGTTAAAAATGCAAGTTCTATTCTTTTTGGATTAGTATTGTATTCGATGTTTTTGTAGATGATAGGATAATCGTTATCCAGAAATTCTTTTCGGATAAAAGTTTCTGTTTTAAAGGTATAATTTTTTTGAATGAATAATTGGTAAGCAAAATAGATGCTGGGAACTATTAAAAATAAAATCAGAATCGTAATAATGTATTTAACACGTTTTTGATGTACAGTATCAAGCTGTCTGGTTATAGGGTATTTCAGGTAGTTGACAATTACAAAAGTAGCGATACAGATAAAAACACAATTGATGGTATATAAGTACATGGCACCTAAGAAAAACTTAAAATTACCTAAAGCAAGGCCATAACCCGCGGTACATAAAGGAGGCATTAAAGCCGTTGCAATAGCAACACCTGGAATTGGATTTCCTTTTTCGACTCTGGTTACGGCTATCACACCAACCAAACCTCCAAAAAAGGCAATTAAGATGTCGTAGATATTTGGAGATGTTCTGGCTAGTAATTCAGATTGTGCTTCTTTAAAAGGGCTAATGTAAAAGTAAATGGTAGAAGTTGCTAAACTTGCGATTGTTGCAATTAATAGATTCTTAATCGATTTTTTTAGTAATTCAAAATCATACATTCCTAAGCCAAATCCAGCGCCAACGATTGGTCCCATTAAAGGAGAGATAAGCATGGCGCCAATTATCACAGCGGTAGAGTTGACATTTAGCCCTACAGATGCAATGATGATAGCGCATACTAAGATCCAGAGATTTGATCCTCTAAAAGATACCGTGCTGCTAATGTTTTGTATTACTGTTTTTTTGTCTTCTTCCCCTTTATGCAGATCTATAAAATTTAGAATCTTATCGGTTATGTTTATCATTTTAAATTGATTTTTAAAATCGATGACGATTTTAAGAGATGTATAATGACTAATTTAATCAATTATTTGTTGAAATACCATTATTTTGAAAGAATAATGCCGTAAATAAAAAAATCCCCAATTAGACAATTGAGGATTGATTTTTATAATGTAGCAATTAATTTCGTTTTAATACTTTATATTGTTCATAACAAGCGCTTATGGCATCCATGATTTGCAGATCGTTTGCGGTCTGAATAAAAGAATCAGAATAGTTACAACGATGCATAATCTCCGGAATTTCATCTTTACTGATACCTAATAATACAGAAACTGTTTCGCGATCGTATTTGGACTCTAAGAGATTTCGAACCGTATCGTCTTTTTTCATCTCTTTAAGCTTCTTGAGTTCTTTACCATTTTTTCCAAAGAAATTATAAAGCATATCTGCAGGATTAAAGATCGAGCCTAATACTTTTCCAAAGGCATTTGGAGAATATTCACCGGCTTCGTACCCTTGTGTAAGGCCTGAAATGCTATAACGATAGTTTTCTTTAGTCGGAATTAATTTAGAATCAACTTCAAGGTAACCCGTTAAGCTAAAGGGAGCAATAATAACTTCTTCAAGCGCAATTGCTTTTTCAGTAAGCTGAATTCTGGTTACTTTATTTTTTATCCAGTCATTGGTTACTCTGATACGCAGCGATTGAAATCCTAAAATCGAAAAATGAAGGGTATCATTGACTTGTACATCGATTTCAAAATATCCTTTTTCATCAGATTTTGCACCTCTCACCTTATTGGTGTTGATGATGTTAACTCCTGAAAGAGGTTGTTTGCTGTTGTCATTAATAATGTAACCCGAAACTCTTTGAGGTATTGTAGACGGGGTGTCTTGTGCAAAAGCAATAGTAGATAGTAATGTAAAAAAGAAAACTGCGAAATATTTCATATCCTGATTTAAAGCACTAAAAGTAGTGAATCAAGATTAAATATTTCGCAGTATCCAAATATAATTATCAGAAAATTAACAAAGAGAATTAATCTCTTCTTGGTCTTCTTGGTCTTGGCGAATCACCAAAGCTTTCAGAACGTCTTGGGGCTCTGTCAGAACCACCTTCAGTTCTTGGAGTTGAACTTCTGAAACCACCTTCTCTTTTTGGAGCAGATGAATTTCTGTCGCTTCTGAAACCACCTTCTCTAGGAGCAGAGTTTCTGTCGCTTCTGAATCCACCACCACCAGAACCTTCACGTCTTGGAGCGAAACTTCCTTCTCTTCTTGGTCCTCCAGAGCTTCTTCCGCCACCAGAACGTCCATTATGATCACGTCTTCCGCCACCGTCATTTTTAGAAATTTCAACATTAATACGACGTCCTTCTAATTGTACGTTGTTTAATACTTCCATTACTTTTTCTGTGTGCTCAGGATCAGTGTTAAAGAAAGAGAAACCTTCTTTTACGTCTACTTTGAAAACGTCATCACGACCTAAGTCTAATGTTTCTTTCAAGTAATCTTTAAGTGACATCCAATCGAAGTTGTCTCTTGAACCGATGTTTACGAAATAACGAACTGCTCCATTATTGTTGAATTCTCTTGGTTCAGAATCACTTCTTTCGCGTCTTTCTCCTGCTTGAGATGAAATATCTCTGTTCTTTTTGTAGTAAGCGATAAAACGATTAAATTCTACAGATACCATTTTTTTGATCAACTCTTCTTTAGATAACTCTTCAAGAACGTTGTTGATAGCCGGTAGGTAGTTGTCAATTTCGTGATCTACCTCAGTATCTTTAATTTTATTAGCTAAGTGTAATAATTGAATTTCGCAGATTTCGATTCCGGATGGAATAACTTTCTCTTCGAATTTTTGTTTGATAATTCTTTCGATAGAAGAAATCTTACGCAATTCACTTTTAGTAACAATTACGATAGAAGTTCCTAATCTTCCAGCTCTACCTGTACGTCCTGAACGGTGATTGTAAGTTTCAATCTCGTCAGGTAATTGATAGTTTACTACGTGAGTAATATTATCAACGTCAATTCCACGTGCAGCAACGTCAGTAGCAACAAGCATCTGAATTTGTCTTCCACGGAAAGATTTCATTACACCATCACGTTGCGCTTGAGATAAATCTCCGTGTAACGCAGCAGCGCTGTATCCATCTTCGATTAATTTTTCAGCTACCGCTTGTGTATCACGTTTTGTTCTACAGAATACTACTGAGAAAATGTCCGGATTAGCATCGGCGATACGTTTTAAAGCTTCGTAACGGTCACGTGCATTTACTAAGTAAAATTCGTGAGAAACAGTTGCAGAACCTGAGTTCTTAGCACCTACTGTAATTTCTACAGGCTCGCTCATGAATTGTTTTGCAATTCTGGCTACCTCTTGTGGCATAGTTGCAGAGAACAACCATGTGCTTTTTTCGTCTGGAGTATCGGATAAAATAGATACGATATCCTCATAAAATCCCATGTTCAACATTTCGTCAGCCTCATCAAGAATACAGTAATCTATATTTTTAATGTTAACTAAACCTCTGTTGATCATGTCTTGCATTCTCCCCGGAGTAGCTACAATGATCTGAGCTCCTCTTTTAATTTCTCTGGCTTGCTCTGTAATACTAGCCCCGCCGTAAACTGCTACCACATTAATACCTTTTTCGTATTTTGAGTAGTTTTTAAGTTCGTTGGTAATCTGTAAACAAAGTTCTCGTGTTGGCGATAAAACTAATGCTTGTGTATTTCTGTTGTCAGCATCAATTTTTTGAATTAGCGGAAAACCGAAAGCTGCCGTTTTCCCTGTCCCTGTCTGAGCCAACGCAACCATATCTGTGTCTTTTTCCAATAATAGGGGAATCGCCTTTTCCTGTACCTCTGACGGATTTTCAAATCCTAGATCTAAAATCGCCTTCAGTAACGATTCATTCAATCCTAATTGTTCAAATTTATTCATATGTATTTTTAAAATAGGGTGCAAAATTACTGTTAATTATTCAGATAAACTAATGCTTATTTAAGAATTATGGATTTGTTATGATTTGATTATCAAAAAGTTATAAATATTGTAAAATCATTTTGAGTAAGAAATCGTTAAAAAAGAAAAAAAATACGTCGTGAAATATAATTTTTTGAGTTTAAAATGTTGTATTTTAAACGATTATTTTGCTGAATTCAGAAAATCAATTAGTTGCTGTGTTGCTTTTCCGCGATGACCGATTTTATTTTTGATCTCTAAAGGCAGTTGCGCAAAAGTTTCCGTATAGTTTTCGGGCTGAAAAATCGGATCGTACCCAAAACCCTCATCTCCTGCTTTGGTAAGTGTGATGGTTCCTTTTACGATTCCCGTAAAAAGATGTTGTTCTCCTTTTAAGTTTAATGTTATAACGGTCTTGAACTGGGCGCTGCGATCTGATTGATCCGATAGCGCATCTAAAAGTTTGTCCATATTATCATTTGCATCACGATGTTCGCCTGCATAACGGGCAGAATATACACCTGGAACGCCATTCAAAGCAGTAACTTCAAGACCTGTATCATCTGCAAAACAATCGTAGCCATAGTTTTTAGATACATAATCGGCTTTTAAAATTGCATTTCCTTCTATGGTATCGGCAGTTTCGGCAATGTCTTCGTGGCAGCCAATTTCTTCAAGACTTAATATTTTGATAGAATCCGGAAGGATGCTTTGTATTTCTTTAATTTTATTTTTGTTGTTTGAAGCGAAAACGAGATTCATAAGTAGTATAGTTTAAGGTAAGTTTTTCTATTGTATAGGCAATTGCAATTCCAAAAGTATAAGCTAGGAGATCACTCCATAAAAATCCCTGTCCTAAAACATACCTTCCGAAGAGCGTTTTTCTCAGAGCGATAATCCATTCTTGCTGACAGAGTTGAAAAATTTCAATACTATAACAAATCAATAAAGAAATTAGTATAATAAAGTATGCTTTTTTATTAATGAATACAATTCTAACTAAAGTATACATCATTATGGCGTATAATACATCTCCAAAACATAGCGGAATTAGTGTAATTTTTCTGGAGAGTATTCCAAGACAGATTACCAAAAGAAATACGAGAGTATAGTAGATTCTTGATTTTTTCAATTTCTGTATTAATTTAGGTCTTGGTAGTCTTTTAGTTAAACAAAGATATAAAAAGGGGCGTAAAGTAGTGTGATTTTAGCGTGTCTAAAAAAAAGGCAACAGATTAGGTTTCTTTTTTGTCTTTATATATTAGACGGATTATTATTATCTTGAGACACTTTTAAGAGTAAAGCGATTAATGTAAAAATTCTAAAAATTATGAGGAAGAAAATAAGTCGGATTTTGTTTGCAGTTAGTATCATGGTACTATTGGTAAGTTGTAAAAACACTAAACAAAAACTTCAGGAGTATGTGGTTGAATATAACAATACGGCTAAAAGCTTTAAAGCAGAAAACGTAACATTAACTACCGCAAGAGGATATATAAACGACGATAAGATTGAACTGCGATTTGAAACCAATTTAGAACAAAACGAACCTAATAAAGTAGCTGCCAATGCATCATTTCCTGAATTATTAAAAGAAATGATCCATAAAAATCAAATTCCCAAAGAGCTAATCGAAGAAGGAGTGCGATTTGATGTTTATTTTTTAGCCAATGATAATACGGTTCTGGTAAAAGAAATTCTGGATAAGGAAGCTGTTGTTGTTTTGTTGAAAAAATAGTTTTAGCAAAGTGATCTAGAGGGGTGAGAAGTTTTTTTTAGTTTCAGGTTGGGATTGGGACTGTAAACTGAGACTGTTTAAGGTTTCAGGTTTCAGGTTTCAAGTTGAGATTGAGACTGTAAACTGAGACTGTTTTTAGGTTTCAAGTTTCAAGTTTCAGGTTGGGACTGAGACTGTGAACTGAGACTGTTTTTAGGTTTCAAGTTTCAAGTTTCAGGTTTCAGGTTGGGACTGAGACTGTAAACTGAGACTGTAAACTGCGACTGAAAACTGCGACCGCAAACTAAAAATAAAAGCTACTTTTCGGTTGAATATAACCGCAAAGTAGCTTTTGTTGTTTTAATGTTTGGTGACATTCGTTAGGTTATCAGGGAAATAACTGTCTGATAAATTGCTGAATTCATCACCACGCATGAATATATTAATGTCTACATCGGCGAAGCTTTTTTTGCCGGCTGCGGCAAGAAGTTCATTTGCGGCATGTAAAGTGTTTTTGTGAAAATGATAGACACGATCAGATTTATCAGTTACTACCAAACCTTTCATGAGCATTTTGTTTTGAGTTGCTACTCCGGTAGGACATTCGTTATTGTGACAACGTAATGCCTGGATGCAACCTAGAGAAAACATAAATCCACGGGCGCTATTACACATGTCGGCGCCCAAAGCAACGGCATGTAGAATAGAGTAACCCGAAATAATTTTTCCGCTGCCAATAATGCGTATTTTGTCACGAATATTTAAACCTACCAATGTTTTGTTTACAAAGATCAAAGCAGGTTCAAAAGGCATTCCGACACCATCAGAAAACTCCAGAGGTGCTGCTCCGGTACCACCTTCTGCGCCATCTACTGTAATGAAATCAGGGAAGATGTTTTCTGCGATCATTTCGTGACAAATGGCTTCGAATTCGGCAGTGTTTCCGATACATAATTTAAAACCGATTGGTTTTCCGTTCGACAATTCACGTAAGTGTGCTATAAAATGAACTAAGCCTTTTGCATCAGAAAAAGCACTGTGGCTAGGAGGGGAGAGGATCAGCGTATGTGGAATAACTCCTCTTATTTTTGCAATTTGAACGGTGTTTTTTGCTGCCGGAAGAACACCACCATGACCTGGTTTTGCACCCTGCGAAAGTTTAATCTCAATCATTTTTACATTTGGATGATTGGCTTTTTCTTTAAAGTTTTCCGAACTAAAATTTCCTTCAGCGTCACGACAGCCAAAATAACCGGTTCCAATTTGCCAGGTAATATCTCCGCCTCCGGCAAGGTGAAATTCTGTTAATCCTCCTTCACCGGTATTTTGATAAAATTTTCCTTTTTGTGCGCCAATGTTTAATGCACGAACAGCATTTTCGCTTAGGGAGCCAAAACTCATGGCCGAAACATTAAAGAGAGAGGCAGAATAAGGTTGTTTGCAGTCTTTTCCTCCAACTAATACACGTGGTAGTTCGTCATTTACTTTTGCGGGGAAAATAGAATGTTTGATTCCTTCGTAGCTGTCCTGGTTTAAATTGAGTTGTGTTCCGAAAGGGGTGTTTGAATCAATATTTTTGGCTCTTTGATAGACTAAGGAGCGCTGATTTCTGGAAAAAGGTTTTCCGTCTGTAGATCTTTCGATAAAATATTGTTGAATTTCCGGAGCGATCATTTCAAATAAATACCTGAAATAGCCTAAAACCGGAAAGTTTCTCAGAATGGCATGTTTGGTTTGAACAGCGTTATAGATTCCGACAACCAATAGAATCGGCAGAATGATAACGAGTAAAAAACCACGATCTGTATAATAATAGACGGCAGCAACAATTAGAAACAATAAGAATCCGTAAATAAAGAATTTTTTTCTCATGTTTTTTTGAAATTAAAATGGAATAGTTTGGTAATTAGTTGAAGCGTAAACGAACGTATACGTGTTTAATGCCTTTTTTGTCTGATTCTCTTTCGTCAATTTCAAGAATATCAGTTAAGGATTTCAACATGGGCGTAAGTTTTGAGAAACCGTAGTTTCTAGGGTCAAATTCGGGTTTTTTCTTTACAATCAGATTTCCGACATCACCAAGGAATGCCCAGCCGTCATCGTCTTCGATGTCTTCAATTGTGGCTTCGATAAGTTCGATAGTTTGTTTGTCGATTTTGTGAAGGGCTTTTTCGGCGGGTTTTTCGACGGGTTTTTTAATATCGGCTACGGCGGTTTTTGTTTTCTTTTTCTGAATGGCACCGTCTAAAACTTCAATATAAATAAATCGGTCACAGGCGACAATAAAAGAGTTTGGTGTTTTCTTTTCCCCAATACCAATCACTTTCATGCCGGATTCCCGTAGACGAATTGCTAAACGTGTGAAATCGCTATCGCTGGAAACAATGCAAAAACCATCCAATTTACCGGAGTAAAGCAAGTCCATGGCATCGATTATAAGTGCTGAATCGGAGGAGTTTTTACCGACCGTATAACTGTATTGTTGTATAGGAGTGATGGCATGCTCGAGTAAAACCCCTTTCCATCCGTTAGCGTTTGGTTTGGTCCAGTCGGCATAAATACGTTTTGTGGTTGGTGTTCCAAATTTTGTTATCTCTTCCATCATACCCTTTACATTACTATAAGGAACGTTGTCGGCATCAATAAGAACGGCTAGTTTTAAATCTTTTGAGGTGCTTAAAGCCATTATTTAGATATTAGAATTTATAATGTTCATTTTGTAAAATGCTTTTAAAATTAATAAAAAATAAAACAATTTCGTTCGTTTAAGCGGAATTTATAACAGGTATAAATTACGGTTTTTAGTGTTGGTTGTATTTTTTTAAAAGAAAAACACTACAAATAAAAAGGTTTTTACTCTTAAAGTATATTAAAGTATTGCCTTGAATCCGATTCATTTTTAAATTATTATGATAACATAGAATAAATATTTATTTTTGCTCGCGTTTAAAATTAAAAATATTACTTCATTATATTATGGTAAAAGATTTATTCGAAAGAATTCAAAACAATAAAGGGCCGTTAGGAAAATGGGCTTCACAAGCTGAAGGGTATTTTGTATTCCCTAAATTAGAAGGAGAACTTGGTCCAAGAATGCAATTTGGTGGGAAAAATATTTTGAACTGGAGTATAAACGACTATTTAGGTTTGGCAAATCATCCTGAAGTACGTCAGGCAGATATTGATGCTGCTGCAGAATATGGTGCTGCTTATCCTATGGGAGCACGTATGATGTCTGGTCACACTAAATACCACGAACAATTAGAGAATGAATTGGCTGCTTTCGTAATGAAAGAATCGGCTTATTTGTTGAACTTTGGTTACCAGGGAATGGTATCTACTATTGATGCTTTGGTTACTAAAAATGATATTATTGTGTATGATGTAGATTCTCATGCTTGTATCATTGACGGAGTTCGTTTGCATATGGGGAAACGTTTTACTTACAAGCACAATGATCTTGAAAGTATAGAGAAAAACCTGCAGCGTGCTACTAAAATGGCATTGGAGACTGGTGGTGGAATCTTACTTATTACAGAAGGTGTTTTTGGAATGCGTGGTCAACAAGGGAAATTGAAAGAAATTGTTGCGCTTAAAGAGCAATACAATTTCAGATTATTAGTAGATGATGCACACGGTTTTGGAACTCTTGGTAAAAC is a window from the Flavobacterium cupriresistens genome containing:
- a CDS encoding aminotransferase class I/II-fold pyridoxal phosphate-dependent enzyme translates to MVKDLFERIQNNKGPLGKWASQAEGYFVFPKLEGELGPRMQFGGKNILNWSINDYLGLANHPEVRQADIDAAAEYGAAYPMGARMMSGHTKYHEQLENELAAFVMKESAYLLNFGYQGMVSTIDALVTKNDIIVYDVDSHACIIDGVRLHMGKRFTYKHNDLESIEKNLQRATKMALETGGGILLITEGVFGMRGQQGKLKEIVALKEQYNFRLLVDDAHGFGTLGKTGAGAGEEQGVQDGIDVYFSTFAKSMANIGAFLAADKDIIDYLKYNLRSQMFAKALPMIQTIGSLKRLELLRNHPELKDKLWENVNALQNGLRSKNFNIGDTNTCVTPVYLEGSVPEAMVMVNDLRENYGIFLSIVIYPVIPKGIILLRMIPTTSHTLADIDETLVAFEAIREKLENGTYKEIASKTKVDLDA